One Halomonas sp. THAF5a genomic region harbors:
- a CDS encoding lipoprotein, NlpB, translating to MNSALKGMLVATVALATVGCARDGFYHDRNLDYAEAEETAPLVLPEARNPARYRDAMPVPEVSGARPAADGVVDAPLPQALSPGRARERGYVERREIGADAWLVVGAEPASVWPELERFVQGRGLDVVARDPSRGVLETAQARLSVRQGLRRGDSELHCERGGVADAGCLRALERHFQSLSASASAASLTAQRPEVQDRARFERRGGDWQVILPYDVDRLWAELSYQLEADFAVEGRRELRERDPGTHSFLVGYLTREAREQGLLGSLASLEFGAEPEPVRLTLEARGPEETVLRVEGVGEAGALPEEDQRALLERVAGLLR from the coding sequence ATGAACTCTGCGCTGAAAGGGATGCTGGTGGCGACGGTCGCGCTGGCCACGGTCGGTTGCGCCCGTGATGGCTTCTATCACGATCGCAACCTCGACTACGCCGAGGCCGAGGAGACGGCCCCCCTGGTGCTGCCGGAGGCCCGCAACCCGGCGCGCTACCGGGACGCCATGCCGGTGCCCGAGGTGAGCGGCGCGCGTCCCGCCGCGGACGGCGTGGTCGACGCACCGTTGCCCCAGGCCCTGTCGCCGGGCCGCGCCCGGGAGCGCGGCTACGTCGAGCGCCGCGAGATCGGCGCCGACGCCTGGCTGGTGGTGGGCGCCGAGCCGGCCTCGGTGTGGCCTGAGCTCGAGCGCTTCGTGCAGGGCCGCGGGCTGGACGTCGTCGCCCGCGACCCGAGCCGCGGGGTGCTGGAAACCGCGCAGGCGCGGTTGAGCGTCCGCCAGGGGCTGCGCCGTGGCGACAGCGAGCTGCACTGCGAGCGCGGTGGCGTGGCCGACGCGGGTTGCCTGCGGGCCCTGGAGCGCCACTTCCAGTCGCTCAGCGCCTCGGCCAGCGCGGCGTCGCTGACCGCCCAGCGTCCCGAGGTGCAGGACCGTGCGCGGTTCGAGCGGCGCGGTGGCGACTGGCAGGTGATCCTGCCCTACGACGTCGACCGCCTGTGGGCGGAGCTCAGCTACCAGCTGGAGGCCGATTTCGCCGTCGAGGGCCGCCGCGAGCTGCGCGAGCGCGACCCCGGCACCCACAGCTTCCTGGTCGGCTACCTGACCCGCGAGGCGCGCGAGCAGGGCCTGCTGGGCTCGCTGGCCTCGCTGGAGTTCGGCGCCGAGCCCGAACCGGTGAGGCTGACCCTCGAGGCGCGCGGCCCCGAGGAGACGGTGCTGCGCGTGGAGGGCGTCGGCGAGGCCGGTGCGCTGCCCGAGGAAGACCAGCGCGCGCTGCTCGAGCGGGTGGCGGGCCTGCTGCGCTGA